DNA sequence from the Verrucomicrobiia bacterium genome:
GCCCTTGGGGTTCACTGCGACGACGCCAGTTTTTGACGCGAACCAGAGACGTCCCTCGGCGCCGCGCGCCGCGCCCTGGCCCCATGGGGAGCCGCCGAGATAACCAGCTCGCATCCCCTGCGCCTTGCCGAACTGCACCACGCCCAGCTGCCGCGCCGCGCCCTCGAGATAGTGATCCACGTCACTGCGCCGGATTCGGAACAATCCATTCGCACAACCGAACCATAGATTATCCCGCTCCACGAGCATGCTGTTGATGCGGCCCAGTTCCGACAGGACGCCCTCCGCATCGATGGACTTCCAATCGTACCGGCGTCGCGCAACGGCCTTATCAGTTGCCAGCCACAAGGTTTCGCCCTCCCACTCGAGCGCGGTGATGCGCGATCCTGGAATCTGCTTTCCCAGGTCAAGCGTTTGGCTGAGTTTACCAGACCATTCGAACAAACCTTTTGAGGATCCGATCAGCACGCCCCCGTCTCGGTTGGTGATTACCGCGGTAATGCTCATCGCGGGCCATCCATTTCCGATCGATGTGAGGGTCTCGTCATGAAACGAGAACAGGTTGGTGGGCGTGACGATCCAAATGCGGTCCCCAGCCTCACAGAAAACTGCCCGTCCCTCGATGGTTCGCATTGGAATGGTTCTGCCGTTGCGAACGCGATAACAACGCGTGTCGGTGGCAACCCAAAGGTCGCCCTGGGTGGTTTCCATGAACCGGAAGTCGCCCAGAAGATCGGGAATCGCCACGCGGTTGGTCCACACCTCACCCTCTCGCCGGAAGATGCCGCGGGAAAAGATGCTCGCCCAAATTCCGCTGGGACCAGCTGTAATGCTGCTGACTGGCCCCAATCCATCCAAAGATCCATAGTGCTCAATCGGATTGTTGCGGATGCGATACAACCCATCTGCGGTGCCGATCCAAAGACTGCCCTCCCGGTCGTAAAGCAGGGAAAAAATAAACGCGGTTCGCAGATCCGTTTCCTCGACCGCGAAAGCCCGGCCCTCGCGCACACAATAAAGCCCCGAATAAGTCCCGACCCAAAGGTTGGTTTCTGCGTCCTCGCACATCGCCCAGACACCAACCGGGCCCAAACCTTCAGCTCGGGCGTATGTAATCAATCCGCCCCTGGACGTAATCTGAACGAGGGCGGGTTCCAGATCGCTGCCCACCCACATGCTTCCATCGCGGCTGCAGAACACACCGGTCAACCGGTTGGTGATTGGATAGGGGCGATCAAAACCATCCGGTTGACAACGCACCAGGCCCCGGCTGGTGGCCAGCCAGATTGTGCCGCTGCCATCCTCTGCAATCTGCCGCACTTCGCCGAACTGCTCGGCGAACGTGGGGAATCGTTGTACGTGCCCCTCAGCCGTCCGCACCAGCAACCCACCTCCACCCAGCCAAAGATTCCCGCGCTGATCTTCATACAGGGGGATTCCCCTTGCGCCTGGGCGCGGCAGAGCGATTTCGAATCGAGCCGCCTGCCCATGCTGCCACCGCACCAGCGAGTTGGTGTTCGACGACTTGGTGATCCATAAGCTGCCTTCCCTGCCGGACGCGAGCCGCGTGTGGTCCCGGTCGCCGCCAGCCGTCATGGGTGCCGGAGAGGCGAATTCGACTCCGTTGAAACGCACGAGGCTGTTTGTGGAACCGGTTGTTCCAAGCCAGACATAGGCGTCGCCCGTTTGAACCAGGGAAACAACGTTGTGGTTTGGCAAACCATCGGAGGTTTGCCAGTGGTCGGACTGGATATTGCGAATGGATTGGAACGCGGCGAAACCCTGGAGCGGCACGGCCAGAAAAATCCATCCCATTAAGGCAAAACCTTGCAACCATTGCGTCAATGGATGGTTTTTCATCGAAGCCATCCTGCAACAGAAAAAGGATGACAACAAACGCAAAACGTTCGAGGTGTGGATGACTCAAACCGCGGCGATCATGGAGGGTCCGCCGCTCGCGCTTCCCCACGTTGAAAGCAGCGAAATCTGTGATAGCGTCCGGCATGAACAAGGCCTTGGGACTTTCAGATATTGCCATCAGCCCAGTTGGATTCGGGTCGTGGGCCATTGGCGGAGATTGGGAATTCGGGTGGGGATCGCAGGACGACAAGCAATCGATTGCCGCCATTCATCGAGCACTGGAACTTGGGATAAACTGGATCGACACGGCGGCCGTCTATGGGCTGGGGCATTCGGAGAAGGTTGTTGCACGCGCCCTTGCGGAATGGAAAGGAAAGCGTCCTTACGTCTTTACCAAGTGCGGCATGATCTGGGACGACAAGGGCAAGGTGGGCTACTCTTTGAAGGCAGAGTCCGTGCGGCGCGAATGCGAGGAAAGTCTGAAGCGGTTGGAGACCGATGTGATCGATCTCTATCAGATCCACTGGACGGCCGACGACATGGCGGAAACGATTGAGGGCTGGCAGACGCTCGCGGCGCTTCAGAAAGAGGGCAAGGTCCGGGCAATTGGGGTTTGCAATGCAACCGTTGCCGAGATGAAGGCGCTGCATGAAATCGCGCCCATCACAAGTCTTCAACCTCCTTACTCATTGATTCGGCGCGACGTCGAAAAGGAACAGCTTCCCTGGTGTCAGCGCGAGCACGTCGGCGTCATCGTTTACTCGCCGATGGAATCCGGCCTTCTGAGCGGAACGATGACGCGCGAGCGGATTGCGTCACTTCCATCAGGCGACTGGCGCAAGCGCAAC
Encoded proteins:
- a CDS encoding two-component regulator propeller domain-containing protein, whose protein sequence is MASMKNHPLTQWLQGFALMGWIFLAVPLQGFAAFQSIRNIQSDHWQTSDGLPNHNVVSLVQTGDAYVWLGTTGSTNSLVRFNGVEFASPAPMTAGGDRDHTRLASGREGSLWITKSSNTNSLVRWQHGQAARFEIALPRPGARGIPLYEDQRGNLWLGGGGLLVRTAEGHVQRFPTFAEQFGEVRQIAEDGSGTIWLATSRGLVRCQPDGFDRPYPITNRLTGVFCSRDGSMWVGSDLEPALVQITSRGGLITYARAEGLGPVGVWAMCEDAETNLWVGTYSGLYCVREGRAFAVEETDLRTAFIFSLLYDREGSLWIGTADGLYRIRNNPIEHYGSLDGLGPVSSITAGPSGIWASIFSRGIFRREGEVWTNRVAIPDLLGDFRFMETTQGDLWVATDTRCYRVRNGRTIPMRTIEGRAVFCEAGDRIWIVTPTNLFSFHDETLTSIGNGWPAMSITAVITNRDGGVLIGSSKGLFEWSGKLSQTLDLGKQIPGSRITALEWEGETLWLATDKAVARRRYDWKSIDAEGVLSELGRINSMLVERDNLWFGCANGLFRIRRSDVDHYLEGAARQLGVVQFGKAQGMRAGYLGGSPWGQGAARGAEGRLWFASKTGVVAVNPKGLRDPEPPPLVIEHVLLDQRTAPGFPKNPEAEINVPPGTSSVEIHYAALTYVEPGKAVYRYRLKGLDPEWAHAGNNRVARFTKLPPGEYEFEVHARNASGAWNENGSRVHFVQEPFFHQTRAFLILCLLLGIVVLLLLAAGATAVAHGISTRKMRQRLALVEAHQALDRERARIARDIHDDIGSTLTRIVLLTELAGREPEQVFTPEGHLSAIRGAAREITRRLDEIVWAINPRNDTLDALVSYLSKLATDLARTAGLRCQLTIPPVIPRRPMNGAERLNIFLACKEAMHNAIKHASARKLQLRMTLQEDGFTLEICDDGVGLPSAIPEQRGDGLGNMRERLAKLGGTCEFNSVPGEGTTVRFKVMQPRLESPVSIKQATCRL
- a CDS encoding aldo/keto reductase, with the protein product MNKALGLSDIAISPVGFGSWAIGGDWEFGWGSQDDKQSIAAIHRALELGINWIDTAAVYGLGHSEKVVARALAEWKGKRPYVFTKCGMIWDDKGKVGYSLKAESVRRECEESLKRLETDVIDLYQIHWTADDMAETIEGWQTLAALQKEGKVRAIGVCNATVAEMKALHEIAPITSLQPPYSLIRRDVEKEQLPWCQREHVGVIVYSPMESGLLSGTMTRERIASLPSGDWRKRNERFQEPQLSRHLQIVERLRNIGAQHGRSPAEVAIAWTLGNIAVTGAIVGARTPKQVEGVIGALEFRLNPAEMQELESINASKSS